Proteins from a genomic interval of Desulfovibrio sp. Huiquan2017:
- a CDS encoding GNAT family N-acetyltransferase translates to MELLIKKDCSGIDWQIVADILKLVGMAHYAPEVHAKAFTASHTVVFVYDGDKLVGFGRAISDGTYQAAVYDCAVLPEYQGRKLGGLIMDTVLEGVAGCNVILYAAPGKEGFYRKQGFSRMKTGMARFIKPDIMREKGFIE, encoded by the coding sequence ATGGAATTACTGATAAAAAAAGACTGCTCCGGCATTGACTGGCAGATCGTGGCGGACATCCTCAAGCTGGTCGGCATGGCGCATTACGCCCCCGAGGTGCACGCCAAGGCGTTTACGGCGAGCCACACGGTCGTCTTCGTCTACGACGGCGACAAACTGGTCGGCTTCGGTCGGGCCATTTCCGACGGCACGTACCAGGCCGCCGTGTACGACTGCGCTGTGCTTCCCGAATACCAGGGACGGAAGCTCGGGGGCCTGATCATGGACACCGTGCTGGAAGGCGTCGCCGGGTGCAATGTCATCCTCTACGCAGCCCCCGGCAAGGAAGGCTTCTACCGGAAGCAGGGATTCAGCCGCATGAAGACGGGCATGGCGCGGTTCATCAAACCCGACATCATGCGCGAGAAAGGCTTCATCGAATAG
- a CDS encoding GNAT family N-acetyltransferase, with product MIRPFQPKDMNPVLKIWLAASLAAHDFIPSEFWESKVEDMRKLYLPNSEILVHEDGGEVDGFLALHGNTVAALFVSPPRQHMGVGTMLLQKAKGLRDTLQLTVYTENRNSVRFYEQQGFHAEEERRDAHTGHTELLMTFPGRHIGTASRTVQACVSLHPNNEK from the coding sequence ATGATAAGACCCTTCCAGCCGAAGGATATGAACCCGGTTCTCAAAATCTGGCTTGCTGCCTCCCTCGCTGCCCACGACTTCATTCCGAGCGAATTCTGGGAATCGAAAGTCGAAGACATGCGGAAGCTCTATCTTCCGAACAGTGAAATTCTCGTCCACGAAGACGGCGGGGAAGTCGACGGGTTCCTGGCGTTGCATGGGAACACGGTCGCCGCCCTGTTTGTCTCGCCGCCCCGCCAGCACATGGGTGTGGGCACGATGCTGCTGCAAAAGGCCAAGGGACTTCGTGACACCTTGCAGCTCACTGTATATACGGAAAATCGCAACAGCGTGCGTTTTTACGAGCAACAGGGGTTTCACGCGGAGGAGGAACGGCGGGATGCGCACACCGGCCACACGGAACTACTGATGACCTTTCCCGGCAGGCACATTGGAACCGCATCGCGAACTGTACAAGCCTGCGTCTCCCTTCACCCTAACAATGAGAAATAA
- a CDS encoding SgcJ/EcaC family oxidoreductase → MKKHPVESQIEKADKAIVAKDFDTLKGIYTEDAILVVEPGRVVQGRDAISKAFEAISQYFKNGLQVKQNGMTILEAGDTVLVHANTIISAPNLPETERKAAYVFTKTPDGVWLCSIDNSYGNEIVKKRTTAP, encoded by the coding sequence TTGAAAAAACATCCCGTGGAAAGCCAGATAGAAAAGGCGGACAAAGCCATAGTCGCTAAAGATTTCGATACGCTGAAAGGCATCTACACCGAAGACGCGATCCTGGTGGTCGAACCGGGACGAGTCGTCCAGGGGAGAGACGCCATCAGCAAGGCTTTTGAAGCCATCTCCCAATATTTCAAGAACGGACTCCAGGTGAAGCAGAACGGAATGACGATCCTGGAGGCAGGGGATACCGTTCTGGTGCATGCCAACACGATCATATCCGCGCCGAATCTGCCCGAGACGGAGCGCAAAGCGGCATATGTCTTCACCAAAACCCCGGACGGCGTCTGGCTATGCTCAATAGACAACTCCTACGGCAACGAGATCGTCAAAAAACGAACAACCGCACCGTAG